The region TTAAGGGGTTCATCGAGAACTATGGTGCCGATATGGATATCCGTTATCTGCTGGAGCCGGTTCAAGGGCTGTCTGCAGCCCGGAACACAGGAATTCTGGCTTCCAAATCGCAGCTCATCGCCTTCCTGGATGATGATGCGATCCCTTGCCGGACCTGGATTACAACCATTGTGAACACCTTTGCGGATAAGCCGGAGGTGATGGCGATGGGCGGCAAGATTGCTCCGATCTTCGAGAGCAAGCGTCCGGATTGGCTGATCAAGCCGTTCGAGCTTCCGTATACGATTGTCGATCTGGGGAACCGGATCAAGGAGTATCCGAAGCGGCTTCACCCTTGCGGTGCCAATATGGCGATGCGCAAGCCGGTGTTCGATATCAGCCTGTTCCCTCTGGAGCTGGGCCGCAAGGGCGATTCGCTGCTATCGGGTGAAGAGACCTGGCTGTTCAGCCAGCTGCAGCAGGAAGGGCATTCGATTCTCTATCATCCTGAGATGGCCGTCGATCATTTCGTTCCGGCGAACCGGCTGACGGAGGACTGGATCATGAAGCGGTATTACAGCCAAGGGATATCGAACGCTATGAAGAGTGAAGGAATGAAAGGGCATCTGCTGCTCCTGGGCAAGACAGGCGCCAAAGTGATCTACATCCTGGCAGATTCCATTCTATCCCGCAGTAAGGGAAGGAAGCTGCTGAATAAATGCCGGCTGGAGAGTATTCGCGGAACTCTCCATATGATTCTTAACCGGAAGAGGGAATCCGCAGCGGGGTGAGGGGAGGACGCGCGATGACCAATTTTGAGTGGGGCACCAAAATCAATAGTCTGCCATACGGAATGCTCTATCTCGTAACTGCACTGTTCCTCGGAACAGCCGTCATCTTCCAGCCGGTCATCGCAGTAGCAGCCGTATTCTTCATTCTGCTGCTGGTTGCCTCCCTGTCACGCCCCGAGCTGATCAGCTATTTCGTTCTGCTGACCACGGCGGTCTCGATTAACTTCTTGTACAGCGGGAGTATGTTCGGTATTGAGATCCTGTCGCTCTATAAGCTGGTTATTCTGATGCTGCTGGTGCCGTGTATCCTGGTCAATGGCCTCAGGTTCAAGCTTAGCCCTCCCTTATGGGCGATGCTGGCCCTGATTCTGCTCACCTTCAGCTTCTCCATCTGGCTGCCGGAGATGAGCACATCGATTGCGGTCAAAGCCTTCATCGGACTGTCTCTGCCCTTCGTACTTCTGCTGATCAACTGGAAGAAGGAGGTTGCCGAGAAGCAGATCCGGATCATTACCTTGCTGCCGCTGGTCAGCATGCTGATAGGCGTGGTGCTGCAAGCTGCGAATATACATTCACTGGTAGCCGTGGAGTTCACAGGTGCGGTTCGGGTGCAGGGGGCCAACATTCCGCCTCACCTGGCGATGCTGGCCTTCATGGGAGTAGCGATCGCGTTCATCGAGATCAAGCGCAGCACGCAGCATATCCGGTTCAATTACATCATGCTGGGGCTGAATTTCTTCATTTTGGTGATTACAGGCACGCGCGGGCCGATTCTTGCCCTGGTGCTGATGGTGCTCTATTACTTCTATGACATCTCCCGCGCTTTTCTGAAGGGCAAGAAGAAGTACCTGATCCCGCTGCTGTGCTCGCTGCTGGTCATCACCGCGGCGGTATATATGCAGCTCGACAACCTCAAGAAGCGCTCCTTCGAACGGACGACCGAGACGGGAATTGACCTGTCGGGGCGGGCGGAGGCCTGGGAGTACTTCCTGAACAAGGCGGCGGATTCGCCGCTTGCGGGACGGGGGCTTGGGGCAGTGACGGTGGCGAATGACGGAACGCTCTACGGAGGGTTCGTGGTTCCGCATAACGAATATATCCGCTTTTATTACGATGGGGGATACGTTGGGGCCATCCTGCTGCTGCTGTCCTTGCTCGCTGTGTTTCTTATGGTATACAGAGTTCTTTTGCCGGCGGTCAAACCTTATTATTTGCTCTTTATTGCAGCATTTCTGATCTATTCTTTCACGGATAACACGCTGTCGACGGTCCAATTCATCATCCCGTTCTGTTGGTACCTGAACTGCCTGTACCGATCTTCACAGCTGGCCGATTCCCCACAAAAAGAAGTGATACGATGAACCAAGTGAACATGTTCGATGTCAATTTCGATAACTATGATTTCATGGACCTGCTGGATTATATCGACAGAACCATTCAGGAGAGGAACCAGTCCTACATCCTGACCTGCAATGTCGATCATGTGATCAAGCTGCGCAAGGACAAAGAGTTCCGGGAAGTATACTCCGAAGCAGGTGCCGTAGTCGCGGACGGGATGCCGCTGATCTGGGCGTCCAAGATGCTCGGTAAGCCGCTGAAGCAAAAGGTGTCCGGCGCTGACCTGTTCAGCCGCCTGGGCAATGCGTTCGAGCAAAGGCAATACCGGTTGTTCTTCCTCGGTGCTGCCGAGGGTGTGGCGGAGCAGGCTACGAAGAATCTGAAGGCCGCCTTCCCTGGCATCAATGTAGTGGGCTGTTACTCTCCTTCCTACGGCTTTGAGCACAACGAAGAAGAGAATCAGCGGATTATCCAGATGCTGACCGAGAGCCAGCCCGACATTGTATTCGTAGGGGTAGGCGCACCAAAGCAGGAGAAGTGGATCTATCGCCACTATACCTCTTATCAGGCGCCGGTCTCGATTGGCGTGGGCGCAACCTTTGACTTTCTGTCAGGCTCGGTGAAGCGGGCCCCGGATTTCATGCAGAGAACCGGTATGGAATGGCTCTGGAGGCTTAGCCAGGAGCCGGGCCGGTTATGGAAAAGATACCTTGTCGACGATGCCCAGTTCCTGGTGCTGCTGCTCAAGGAGATGCGCAAACGGGGTAAGGTGAAGAACAGCAGTACGGATTGAAGAAAGCGGCGAAAGACGGGAGGCAGGGAATGAAGATGCTAAGCAGAGATGAGAATAGTCTGAATCTTCCATCGGCACAGGCCGTGAAGTCGGCTGTAATGATGACCTTGATCTGTATCTCGGCGCTGGCCCTGCCGCTTGCGATCGGCTTCGCCAGTGCGAACCTGAGCGCGTCGAATAGCCTGCAAGGCATCATTCTGGCAGGTATCCTCTTTCCGGCCTTGCTGCTGGCCCTGCTGAATACACGGATGCTCATCCCGTACACGCTGCTGATCTGGGCGGTTGCCCCGGAGCTGCGGCGGATTGCGGACTGGTACGAAGGCGTGTATCACTCCGTCTCCCTGCTCAGTCTGGCCCCGCTGCTGACCGGAGCGACCTTAGCTATTCCGGTGCTGCGGGAAATTCACCGGATTCGCAAGTCCTCCACCCGGATTATACTGTTGTTCTCCGTCGCACTGGCCTACGGCACATTGATCGGTCTGGCGAAGAACGGCATCGGCTCGGTATACGATCTGGCGAATTACATCGTACCGCTGCTGCTGATTCCTTTCTTCGCGGTCACGCCGTTTAAGCCGAAGGATATTGACCGGCTGCTGTACGCTTTTGCCAACATTGCCGTGCTGGTTGCGGTCTACGGGATCGTGCAGTATCTGACCGTTCCTCCCTGGGATGCCTTCTGGATGCGGAATGCCGATATGATGTCCATCGGGACTCCCTATCCGCTGGAGATCCGGGTCTTCTCGACCCTGAACTCTCCGGGCCCGGCAGCAACCTTCCTGGTCTTCGCTCTGGTGCCGATGATTCTGGAGAAAAGATGGCAGGGTACCCTGCGCTGGCTCGGTGTTCTGCTCGTAGTGGTCTGCCTGCTGACTACGCTCGTCCGGTCCGCCTGGCTGGTCCTGCTGGTGATGCTGCTGGTCTACATCGCTTCCTCTCCCTCCAAGGGTAAATGGAAGACGTTACTGCAGCTCGCCTTCGTGGCAGCCGCGCTGTTCTGGATCGTGCCGAAGCTCCCTGGAGCAGAGGGGCTGGTGGCCCGGATGGAGACCCTCACCTCGGTGCAGGAGGATCATTCCTACAATGAACGCCTCAGCCTCTGGACCAACATGCTGCCGATGGTGGCAGGCAATCCGGTAGGGCAGGGGATAGGCAGTGTAGGCCAGGGCACCAAGCTTGGCAACGGCGGAGAGCTGGGGGAATACGGCAATATGGATAACGGCTTCATCGCGCTGCTGCTGACCTTCGGCGTACTGGGCGCATTGTTCTTCTTCGGGGCACTCGGTGCGGTCATCAAGGAGATCGGCGCCAGAGTCACCCGCAGGAATGAACTTCAGCCTTACGCCAGACTGGCGCTGGCGGCGTGGATGGGAGCTGTAGCCAGCCTGATATCGGATAACGGCTTTCCCGGTCTTAAGGGGTATCTGATCTGGATGCTGATCGGACTTGGCCTCAGCGCCAAGGAGCTCACTCAAAGCAGAAAGAAGGGACTACCGCATGCAGCAGTCAAGCGCCAAATCACTACCCGCTAACCGGGTATGGTCCACCTTCCGGAGGTTCACGAAGAGTAAGGACAATAGCTCGGCTGCTGTCAAAACGATGTTCGTCAGCGTGCTGATCCTGCTGGTCAATATGCTGACCGGCGTACTGACCGCCCGTTATCTCGGCCCGTCAGGCCGGGGGGAGCAGACAGCGATGGTGAACTGGTCGCAGTTCCTGGCCTTCAGCATGAGCTTCGGCATTCCCTCGGCGCTGATCTACAACGCCAAGAAGAATCCGCAGGAAGCCGGGGTACTGTACCGGATCGCCCTGCTGATCGGACTGACGTTCGGAACCATTGCGATGACAGTCGGAATACTGGTGCTGCCTTATTGGCTCGGGTCGTTCAGTCATGAGGTAGTGGTCTTCGCCCAGTGGTCGATGATTCTCTGCCCGCTGATTGTGGTGTCGCAGATCAACAACGCGGCCTTCCAGTTCAGAGGGGATTACAAGACCTTCAACTGGATGCGGTACCTGGTGCCGCTGCTGACACTGGGAGCCATCGGAATTCTGATCCTGACCGGTTATATGAATCCTTATACAACTGCACTGGCTTATCTGGTTCCGTCGGTTCCGCTGTTCATCTGGATGACCATCCTGCTGCTGCGGACCTACAAGGTCAAGCTCCGGGATTCCTATCTTAATTTCAAAAGATTGTTCACCTATGGTCTGGGCTCCTACGGAAACGATCTGCTCGGACAATTCTCGGTATACATAGACCAGATCATCATTGCCGGATTACTGAGACCGGCAGATCTGGGGCTCTATGCGGTAGCGGTAAGCCTGTCGCGTATGGTGAATTTCTTCGCGAATTCGATCACGGTGGTGCTGTTCCCGAAGGCCTCCGAGATGTCGAAGGATGAAGCGGTTGCCCTTACCTTCAAGGCTTTCCGGATCAGTACTACCTGTACTCTGCTTGGAGCAGTGTTCCTGATGCTGGTAGCGCCTTTTGTCATCCCGCTGCTCTACGGCAAGGATTTCAACACCGCGCTAACCGTGTTCCGCCTGCTGCTGCTGGAAGTAACCATCAGCGGCGGGACGCTGATTCTGGCTCAGGTGTTCATGGCGCTGGGCAAGCCGAAGTTCGTATCTATCCTGCAGGGGGTCGGCCTGATCCTGGTGATTCCGCTGCTCTTCCTGCTGGTGCCGAAGTTCGGATTGTTCGGAGCCGGGGTGGCTATGCTCTCATCAGCTGTGCTGCGGTTCCTGTTCATTATTCTCAATATCAGGTACAACCTGAAGGTTAAGCTTCCGCGGTTGCTCATTAACGCCCAGGACCTTCAGTGGATGAAGACGACGATGAATTCGTATATTCGTAAGAAGCCTATGGATGTGTAGGCAGTTAAGGGTTCGATTCAAGCGTTTTGAGTAATCTCAAATGTTTTGTATTTGATTCAGCGAGCCGAGAACACGAGGTGAGCCCCTTATCTGCTTAAAAAACCATGGGATGGTGTTGGAGAAGCGGAGGGGAAGTTTGGAGCTGTAGGAACGAAGTATCCGCCTTTGTTCTCTGATTTCACCCGCTAACAGCGGTCCAATCAAGGAAATCAGAGAACAACAGCGGCCAGAAGCCCAAACATTCCCCGCAGCGACGACACACACCAGACCATATAAGGAGGATACCTATCATGGATTCAGTAACAAGCGTGCTTGGCGGCCGGGGCAGTTACCCGATCTCGGCAGTCATCATTGCCCAGGACGATGAAGTTCGGATATCCAAAGCGATTCAGTCCTGCCGGTTATTCGCCGATGAGGTGGTTGTAATCGACGGAGGAAGCAAAGACGGGACCGTAGGGCTATCCGAGAGCCTGGGATGCCGGGTGTATGTCAACCCATGGCCCGGATATGCGAAGCAAAGGGAATTCGGAGTGGAACGTGCCATCCATGATTGGGTCTTCCTGATTGATACCGACGAAGTGGTCAGCGAGGAGCTGGCCCGGGATATCCTGGAGCGCAAGCCGGGACTGACCGATGCTACGGTGGCGTTCTCGCTGTACCGGATTGGCGATTTCCTCGGCAAATGGCTGGATAAAGGCGAGTACCTGGTGCGGCTGTATAACCGCAAGGAATACGGTATCCGCAACTCTCTGGTGCATGAGATGCCCGAGGTGTCCGAGGAGCGGACGGTGAAGCTGAACGGAACGCTGTGGCATCAAGGCTTCCGCAGCATCAACGACCATGTCGCCCGGTTCAACAAATACACCGATCTGGAAGCAGAGAGCGCGTTCGCCAGCGGCAAGCCGTTCAAGCTGAGCCACCTGCTGCTGCGTCCGCCGGCACGGTTCCTGCAGAAGTATTTCCTGCATGGCCTGTTCAAGAAAGGCATCTCGGGCTTCGCAGTATCCGTCTTCTGGGTGATGTATGAATTCATGGTCGGCTTCAAGCATTACGAATTGCACAGCGCAGGCAGGCTGGCCCGGCACAACGAAGCAGGCCAGGCCGAGAAGGAGAACAAGGGGGAGAGAAGCTATGTCGTACAATGACGGACTCAACATTATGACGACCGGCCTCAGCTGGCCCTCGTTACAGCCCGGAGGACTGAACACCTATTTCAAATCCGTGTGTGAACAGCTCTCTTCACGGAACCGGGTGCATGCCCTGATTTGCAGCCAAGAAACGCCGGAGACGCCGCAGGAACTGATCATCCACAATGCCGGTGATCCGAAGGAGACGATCTGGAAGCGCAAGGATGCCTTCCAGCGCAAGGCGGCCTCCCTGATGGGGGATGGCAGCGGGCGGATTGATATCCTCTACACCCACTTCGCGCCTTACGGCATCGGGCCGGCGATTGAAGCGAAGAAACGCGGAATTCCGGTGGTGATGACCTTCCACGGCCCCTGGAACGAAGAGATGAAGATCGAAGGTCAAGGCATCAAGCATAAGGTCAAAACAACGATTGCCAAATCGATAGAACATAAGGCTTACAAGCTGGCCGACAAATTCATCGTCCTCAGCGATTACTTCCGTAACCTGCTGCACGAACTGCACGGTGTACCGCTGCACAAGATTACGGTCATTCCGGGAGCGGCGAATGTCGAGCGGTTCACCCCCGCCCCGAACCGGCTGGCGGTCCGCCGGACGCTGAATCTGCCGGAAGGCGCAACCACGGTCCTGACGGTCCGCAGACTGATGAACCGGATGGGGCTGCTGCAGCTGCTGGAAGCCTGGAAGCAGGTGGCGGAGCGGTTCCCGAACGCGATTCTGCTGATCGGGGGCAAGGGCCCGCTGCGCGGGGAGCTGGAAGAGCGGATCGCTGATTATGGGCTGGGCAACAAGGTCCGCCTGCTCGGCTACATTCCCGATCATGAGCTGGCCTCCTATTATCAGGCAGCGGATATGTTCGTTGTTCCTTCCCAGGCGCTGGAAGGCTTCGGCCTGATCACCGTTGAGGCTTTGGCCTCGGGGCTGCCGGTGATGGCTACGCCGGTCGGCGGCAACAAGGAGATCCTCCAGGGCTTCCGGCCAGAGCTGCTGTTCAAGAGTGCAGCCAGCGAGGATATGGCGGAAGGCATGATTCATATGTTGAGCAACCGAAAGCTGCTGCCGGGCCGGGACGAATGCCGGAATCATGTGCTGGAGAAGTATACCTGGCAGCATGTGGGCGACAGGATTGAGTCTGTATTCCTCGAAACCTTGGGAAAGGGTGTGAGCGTAGGATGATCAAAGTCGCTTATATCGACCACACCGCCAAATGGAGCGGGGGCGAGGTCGCCCTGTTCAACATCCTCACCAACATCGGTGAGCAGATTGAGCCGCTGGTGATCCTGGCGGAGGAAGGCACGCTGGCGGAACGTCTGCGGGAGAAGGGCATCGATGTCCGCATTATCCCGCTGGATGAGAGCATCCGCAGCCGCGGCCGCAATACCGTGAACCTCGGGGCTCCGGCGGCTGCGATGAAGCTGCTGGCTTACGGACGCAAGCTGGCTCCGCTGCTGAAGGAGGAGAAGGTGGATTGTGTGCATACCAATTCCCTGAAATCGGCCTTTTACGGAGCCGTCGCCGCCAAAAAAGCAGGTGTGCCGCTGATCTGGCACATCCGGGACCACATCGGGGCGCCTTATCTGAAGCCGGTTGTCGCCAAGGCGATCCGGCTGCTGTCACGCCTGCTGCCGAACGGGGTCATTGCCAATTCCCACTCCACGCTGAATGCCCTGGAGCTGCCGCGCTCGAAGAAGACGCTGGTCGTCTACTCGGCCTTCGCCAAGGCCATCGGCGAAGGAATCGGCCGGCGGGAGCGGAAGGACTTCAACGTCCTGCTGGTCGGGCGGCTCGCCCACTGGAAAGGCCAGCATATTGTGCTGGAAGCGGCCAAGGCCTTCAAGCAGGACAGCCGCGTGAAATTCTGGCTGGCCGGTGACGCCCTGTTCGGGGAGGAAGAATACAAACAGGAATTAATCAAGCAGATGCAGCAAGATGACATCACCAATGTCAGCCTGCTGGGTCATGTGGATGATATACAAGGACTCATGAACCAAGCGGATTTATTGATTCATACGTCGATCACTCCTGAGCCGTTCGGCCAGGTCATCGTCGAAGGCATGGCGGCCGGACTTCCGGTGATTGCCTCCAATGAAGGCGGACCGGTAGAGATCGTAGTTCCTGGTGAGACAGGACTGCTGATCCAGCCCGGAGATGCTACTGTACTTGCAGACTCCATCACCTGGATGCTGAACCATCCCGAAGAGCGTAGACGGATGGCGGACAATGGAATGAGACGGGTGAAAGAGCATTTTGTCATCGAGAACACGGTCAAGGATATTGTCGCTTACTACAAAGGTCTGCTGGCAGTTACCTGACCTTCCCGCTCCATAATGCTTAAGGCTTGCATCATATCTGTCTCTAGCCATGCGTGTACTGCTTAATGATGCTGCTCCATAAAACTTTGAGGATGATTCACATGAAAATTGCGATCGCGCACGATTATTTAATCCAGATGGGCGGGGCGGAACGGGTGGTGGAGGTTTTTCATCACATGTATCCGGAAGCTCCGATCTTCACAACGGTTTTTAACGGAAGCCGCCTGACCGATAACCTCAAAGATGCCGATATCCGGGCCTCCTGGCTGCAGAAGATTCCGGGAGTGAAGCGTAACTTCAAAGGGGTGCTCCCGCTCTACCCCATGGCTGTCCGCGATTTGGACTTCAGCGGGTATGATATCGTTCTTAGCTCCAGCAGTGCTTTTATGAAAAGCATCCAGGTGCCCGAATCCACCTTCCACCTGTGCTACTGTCATACGCCGATGCGTTTCGCCTGGGACTATGACACGTACATGGAGCGGCAATCGAATTCAGGTTTATTCAAAAGACTGCTCAAGGTGTATATGCAGCGGCTCAAGAACTGGGACCAGCGCACCTCCAAAAATGTGAACCAGTTCGTCGCCAACTCCTCCGTCGTGAAGACGCGGATTCAGAATTATTACCACCGCGATTCCGATGTGATTTTCCCGCCGATCAATACGGCCCGCTTCACCAGCTCCCCGAGCATTGGAGATTATTATCTGATTGTCTCGCGGCTGGTCTCCTACAAGCGGATTGATCTGGCGGTGGAGGCGTTCAACCGTAACGGGCTTAAGCTGTATATTGTCGGGGACGGACCGGACCGTAAGCGTCTGGAAGGCATGGCCAAAGGGAATGTATCGTTTCTGGGCCGGCTGGAGGATGAGGAAGTCACAGGGCTGATGTCCCAGTGCCGGGCGTTTGTTTTTCCCGGGGAAGAGGATTTCGGCATCACGCCGCTGGAGGCGAATGCTGCTGGAAGACCGGTCATTGCCTATCAGGCCGGGGGAGCGCTGGACACGATTATTCCATACGTTAACGGCGTGTTTTTCCAGCACCAGGAAGTTGATGATTTGCTTAAGGCCATTGATGAGGTGGAGTCCTATGCGTGGGATATCGACCAGATTATGGGCCATGCACGCAAATTCGATGAGCAGGCGTTTATGGTTCAGTTCAAGCAGTATGTAGAACAGGCCTACGTCAATTTCCTAAAAGGAGGATGAAAGTATGAAACTCGCAGTGATTGGTACCGGCTATGTAGGACTTGTATCAGGCGTATGCTTTACCCTAAATGGAAATCATGTCATCTGTGTGGATAAGGATGAGGAGAAAATCAATAAGCTGAACCGGATGGAATCTCCCATCTATGAGCCGGGCATTGAGGCCCTGATCGAAATGAATCTGCGCGAGGGCCGGCTGAGCTTCTCGTCCGATCTTCAGGAGTCGGTCCGCCGCTCCGATATCGTCATTCTTGCCGTGGGTACACCTTCCTTGCCGGGCGGCGAAGCCGACCTGAGATATATTGAAGGAGCGGCTGCTGAGATTGCACAGGCGATGGAAGGCTACAAGATTATTATGACCAAGTCGACCGTCCCTGTTGGCACTAATGAGCGTATCCGCCAGCTGATCTCCTCCCTCACGAATCATCCCTTCGATATCGTCTCTGCGCCTGAATTCCTCCGTGAAGGCTCTGCCATCCGCGACACGCTTCATCCCGACCGGATCGTCATCGGACTGGATAATCCGGCCCTTGAGCCAACGATGCGCGAGCTTCATCAGGGCTTCACAGAGAATGTATTCGTCACGGATATCCGCAGCGCCGAGATGATCAAATATGCCTCGAATGCTTTTCTGGCGACAAAGATCTCCTTCATTAATGAGATTGCCAACATTTGCGAAAAGGTAGGAGCAGATGTCACCGAAGTCGCAGGCGGCATGGGGATGGACCAGAGAATCGGTTCGACCTTCCTGCAGGCCGGTATCGGTTATGGCGGCTCCTGCTTCCCGAAGGACACCAATGCGTTGATCCAGATTGCCGGTAACGTGGATTATGAGTTCAAGCTGCTCAAATCCGTCGTTGAAGTCAATAAAGGCCAGCGCTTCATGATTATCTCCAAGCTGCATGAATCGCTTGGCAGCCTGCGCGGCGCGGTCATCGGCATCTGGGGGCTTGCCTTCAAGCCCAATACCGATGATGTCCGCGAGGCCCCGGCCCGTGAGATTGTTGAGGCGCTGGTAGCCGAAGGCGCCATCGTGAAGCTGTATGATCCGATTGCGGCCGATAACTTCCGCAAGGAATACGATCACCCGCAGCTCCGCTGGTGCGGACTGGCGGAAGAGGCTGCCGAGGGCAGCGATGCTGTCTGCCTGCTGACCGACTGGAGCCAGTTCAAGGAGATCAACCTGCACCAGCTCGCCGGAACCATGCGCCGCCAGGTGCTGATCGACGGCCGCAACGTCTATAGCAAAGAGCAAATCGAAGGCACCGGCCTCGAGTACATCTCTGTCGGCCGCCCGCAGATGGGCGGGCTTAGCGGATTCTCCGCCAGCGTGGCTGGCGCGGTGTAAGGCCGGCTCAGCCTTGCTGAACGCGCCACGCCGGGGGTGGTCTGCGCGGTGAAATAAGAGGTATAAATCCCCTTGAATGCGCCGAAAGTGGGCTGCGCGGTGAAAAGAGAGGGATAAATCCCCTTGAATGCGCCGGAAGTGGGCTGCGCGTTGAAAAGAGAGGGATAAATCCCCTTTAATGCGCCGGAAGTGGGCTGTGCGTTGAAAAGAGAGGTATAAATCCCCTTTAATGCGCCGGAAGTGGGCTGCATGGTGAAATGAAGAGCATTAGTGCCCCTGATTTCTCGAATGTTGGCTAAATGAGCAAATGAAGAGCACAAGTGCCTGTACTTAAACTAACCAGCTTCTGCCGCCGCAAACTTATGCGGCGAGCCCTTGGCACAAGAGTCTTGAATTCCGGTCTTGAATTCCATTGTCTTGGATTCTCTTGTCCTATACTCTTGTTCTTTCCAGCCGCTAACTCAGCGGTGACGCCTTGGAACAAGCGGCACTTAAGAGTCTTTGAGCCTCTGAGCCTTTGAATCTTTCGCCGCTGGAACAATATAGCGGCAGCCCGGCCCCCTTGCCGCTACAACAAGCGGCAATACCCGGATC is a window of Paenibacillus sp. FSL H3-0469 DNA encoding:
- a CDS encoding glycosyltransferase yields the protein MKIAIAHDYLIQMGGAERVVEVFHHMYPEAPIFTTVFNGSRLTDNLKDADIRASWLQKIPGVKRNFKGVLPLYPMAVRDLDFSGYDIVLSSSSAFMKSIQVPESTFHLCYCHTPMRFAWDYDTYMERQSNSGLFKRLLKVYMQRLKNWDQRTSKNVNQFVANSSVVKTRIQNYYHRDSDVIFPPINTARFTSSPSIGDYYLIVSRLVSYKRIDLAVEAFNRNGLKLYIVGDGPDRKRLEGMAKGNVSFLGRLEDEEVTGLMSQCRAFVFPGEEDFGITPLEANAAGRPVIAYQAGGALDTIIPYVNGVFFQHQEVDDLLKAIDEVESYAWDIDQIMGHARKFDEQAFMVQFKQYVEQAYVNFLKGG
- a CDS encoding UDP-glucose/GDP-mannose dehydrogenase family protein, producing MKLAVIGTGYVGLVSGVCFTLNGNHVICVDKDEEKINKLNRMESPIYEPGIEALIEMNLREGRLSFSSDLQESVRRSDIVILAVGTPSLPGGEADLRYIEGAAAEIAQAMEGYKIIMTKSTVPVGTNERIRQLISSLTNHPFDIVSAPEFLREGSAIRDTLHPDRIVIGLDNPALEPTMRELHQGFTENVFVTDIRSAEMIKYASNAFLATKISFINEIANICEKVGADVTEVAGGMGMDQRIGSTFLQAGIGYGGSCFPKDTNALIQIAGNVDYEFKLLKSVVEVNKGQRFMIISKLHESLGSLRGAVIGIWGLAFKPNTDDVREAPAREIVEALVAEGAIVKLYDPIAADNFRKEYDHPQLRWCGLAEEAAEGSDAVCLLTDWSQFKEINLHQLAGTMRRQVLIDGRNVYSKEQIEGTGLEYISVGRPQMGGLSGFSASVAGAV